The following coding sequences are from one Microtus pennsylvanicus isolate mMicPen1 chromosome 1, mMicPen1.hap1, whole genome shotgun sequence window:
- the Fxyd5 gene encoding FXYD domain-containing ion transport regulator 5 isoform X2 yields the protein MQMLPSSCLCLLTVVALILPSRGQTPAKATPGSAMDQTSANTPVPVPDETNLEVQPTPPIPIGETDETTQSQTAAKTEIQQPTGMDTMNLATKPGTHMSREKGTTAPPEMGSPSPTKDEVWHYSSDSHASDENNPFYYDDFTLRKRGLLVAAVLFITGIIILTSGKCRQLSRVCLNRHR from the exons ATGCAG ATGTTACCGTCCAGTTGTTTGTGTCTGCTCACCGTTGTCGCCCTGATTCTGCCCAGCAGAG GACAGACGCCAGCAAAGGCCACACCAGGTTCTGCGATGGACCAGACTTCCGCGAATACTCCAGTCCCAG TTCCAGATGAAACCAACCTAGAAGTCCAGCCTACCCCTCCCATTCCGATCGGGGAAACTGATG AAACCACGCAAAGCCAGACAGCGGCCAAAACCGAGATCCAGCAACCAACAGGAATGGACACCATGAATCTGGCGACAAAGCCAGGGACACACatgagcagagaaaaag GTACGACGGCACCCCCTGAGATGGGGTCTCCAAGCCCAACCAAAGATGAAGTGTGGCACTACTCTTCCGATTCACACG CCTCGGATGAGAACAACCCCTTCTACTATG ATGATTTCACTCTCAGGAAGCGGGGACTCCTGGTGGCAGCGGTGCTGTTCATCACCGGCATTATCATCCTCACCA GTGGGAAGTGTAGACAGTTGTCCCGAGTATGCCTGAATCGCCACAGGTGA
- the Fxyd5 gene encoding FXYD domain-containing ion transport regulator 5 isoform X1 → MVAWGSRKHPFPEMLPSSCLCLLTVVALILPSRGQTPAKATPGSAMDQTSANTPVPVPDETNLEVQPTPPIPIGETDETTQSQTAAKTEIQQPTGMDTMNLATKPGTHMSREKGTTAPPEMGSPSPTKDEVWHYSSDSHASDENNPFYYDDFTLRKRGLLVAAVLFITGIIILTSGKCRQLSRVCLNRHR, encoded by the exons ATGGTGGCTTGGGGCTCTAGAAAGCATCCCTTCCCAGAG ATGTTACCGTCCAGTTGTTTGTGTCTGCTCACCGTTGTCGCCCTGATTCTGCCCAGCAGAG GACAGACGCCAGCAAAGGCCACACCAGGTTCTGCGATGGACCAGACTTCCGCGAATACTCCAGTCCCAG TTCCAGATGAAACCAACCTAGAAGTCCAGCCTACCCCTCCCATTCCGATCGGGGAAACTGATG AAACCACGCAAAGCCAGACAGCGGCCAAAACCGAGATCCAGCAACCAACAGGAATGGACACCATGAATCTGGCGACAAAGCCAGGGACACACatgagcagagaaaaag GTACGACGGCACCCCCTGAGATGGGGTCTCCAAGCCCAACCAAAGATGAAGTGTGGCACTACTCTTCCGATTCACACG CCTCGGATGAGAACAACCCCTTCTACTATG ATGATTTCACTCTCAGGAAGCGGGGACTCCTGGTGGCAGCGGTGCTGTTCATCACCGGCATTATCATCCTCACCA GTGGGAAGTGTAGACAGTTGTCCCGAGTATGCCTGAATCGCCACAGGTGA
- the Fxyd5 gene encoding FXYD domain-containing ion transport regulator 5 isoform X3, protein MLPSSCLCLLTVVALILPSRGQTPAKATPGSAMDQTSANTPVPVPDETNLEVQPTPPIPIGETDETTQSQTAAKTEIQQPTGMDTMNLATKPGTHMSREKGTTAPPEMGSPSPTKDEVWHYSSDSHASDENNPFYYDDFTLRKRGLLVAAVLFITGIIILTSGKCRQLSRVCLNRHR, encoded by the exons ATGTTACCGTCCAGTTGTTTGTGTCTGCTCACCGTTGTCGCCCTGATTCTGCCCAGCAGAG GACAGACGCCAGCAAAGGCCACACCAGGTTCTGCGATGGACCAGACTTCCGCGAATACTCCAGTCCCAG TTCCAGATGAAACCAACCTAGAAGTCCAGCCTACCCCTCCCATTCCGATCGGGGAAACTGATG AAACCACGCAAAGCCAGACAGCGGCCAAAACCGAGATCCAGCAACCAACAGGAATGGACACCATGAATCTGGCGACAAAGCCAGGGACACACatgagcagagaaaaag GTACGACGGCACCCCCTGAGATGGGGTCTCCAAGCCCAACCAAAGATGAAGTGTGGCACTACTCTTCCGATTCACACG CCTCGGATGAGAACAACCCCTTCTACTATG ATGATTTCACTCTCAGGAAGCGGGGACTCCTGGTGGCAGCGGTGCTGTTCATCACCGGCATTATCATCCTCACCA GTGGGAAGTGTAGACAGTTGTCCCGAGTATGCCTGAATCGCCACAGGTGA